Below is a window of Candidatus Zixiibacteriota bacterium DNA.
ACGCGGCCGCTCGGTTCATCGGTAATCCGGGTTCCCAGCCAACTACCGACACTGCGATCGACGGCACACCAATAATGGAACCCTCGATAGCAGCCGCCACTGTCCCGGAATAGGTGACATCATCCCCCATGTTGGCACCGTGATTGATCCCGGAGATAATCATATCGGGTTGCTTTTTCTTGAAGAGCAAATGAAGCGCAAGCATAACACAATCAGTCGGAGTTCCATCAGTCGTGTAGCGCTGCCGGTCGAGTCGATGAACGCGCAGGGGGCGGTTCAGGGTGAGAGAGTGCGAACTAGCCGACTGCTCCCGGTCGGGGGCCACCATAAAAACATCAGCCACCTTGTCAAGCGCCTTAAATAGCGCTGTGATACCGTCACTATAATATCCGTCATCATTGGTAATGAGAATACGACGGCGCCGCTTAGCCATTGGTTTCCTTCTTCATGGTGCGTATGGTACAGCCTGGGCATCAGGTTGGCAAGCTCTGCATGTCGGCCAGGCTCAAATATGAAACTCCACAATGTCAGTATCAGCTAACTGAAAGTCCGACTGGACCTTTTGGCCATCAAACTTCCCCTCACCCCAGACTTTGGCAAACTTGAGTTTTGCGGCAAAGTCTTTGTGAAGCCCTCTGGCGGCATCTTCAACCGTTCCACCTTCGGGGAGAATCACCGGATCCTTGAAATCAGCATCCTTGCCAACCGGCTTGGTGTAGATTCTCATGATATTGAAAGCTTTAAAAATCGTCCTGCGGAAGGTATCGAGACTGTCGTCATCAATTATCGACGTGGAAACCATCGGGAGTCCGGGGAACTGGCAAGCCAGTCTTTCTCGTTTCGCACCGCTTTCATCCTCATAACTCTTGTGGGCACATAGGATCGTCTTCTTGCAACACAAACGCGCATCATCAGATTCTTCTGGAATCTCGGGACAGAAAACAATGCGCTTTTCTTTGAGCAGGGAAACGATAAACTTCAGGTCATCAAGCATGGTGTTCGCTTCGAGATCAC
It encodes the following:
- the surE gene encoding 5'/3'-nucleotidase SurE, whose protein sequence is MAKRRRRILITNDDGYYSDGITALFKALDKVADVFMVAPDREQSASSHSLTLNRPLRVHRLDRQRYTTDGTPTDCVMLALHLLFKKKQPDMIISGINHGANMGDDVTYSGTVAAAIEGSIIGVPSIAVSVVGWEPGLPMNRAAAFVVKLIDLHDRMELDPAVFLNVNLPGDNGRPYRKFEFTRQGIRHYKDVIIKKTDPRGKPYYWIGGHPKWENTRGSDYEAVKRGVVSITPLRLNFTDSESLECLRQARLRM
- a CDS encoding 50S ribosome-binding GTPase, with amino-acid sequence MPANLPPQYYELEREFRAETDSREKLRLAQELLRTMPKHKGTTHLQADMKTKIANLKRDIESGGSSHGARQTVARDYIEKEGAGQAILIGPPNSGKSSLVDSLTGAKPLVADYPYSTREPLPGMMTFETVQFQLIDTPPISPETFENYLAGLIRNADLVVLVCDLEANTMLDDLKFIVSLLKEKRIVFCPEIPEESDDARLCCKKTILCAHKSYEDESGAKRERLACQFPGLPMVSTSIIDDDSLDTFRRTIFKAFNIMRIYTKPVGKDADFKDPVILPEGGTVEDAARGLHKDFAAKLKFAKVWGEGKFDGQKVQSDFQLADTDIVEFHI